One genomic segment of Pseudomonas sp. p1(2021b) includes these proteins:
- a CDS encoding transcriptional regulator translates to MPSPRPDPALDNYRAIADAIATLFFPHAEVVLHDLRTQKIDYIANNLSKREIGDDAALEDMLEHGTDETNIGPYEKLNWDGQKIRSLSTVLRDAAGTPLAMLCINLNISLFENAKAALDLFLSPSRLIPQPDALFRDDWQERINTFLNGWLRQRQLSLNLLTRDHKRELVLALHAEGAFKGKSAANYVANVLGMGRATVYKHLKELKA, encoded by the coding sequence ATGCCATCCCCTCGCCCTGACCCGGCCCTGGACAACTACCGGGCCATCGCCGATGCCATCGCCACGCTGTTCTTCCCCCATGCCGAAGTGGTACTGCACGACCTGCGCACGCAGAAGATCGATTACATCGCCAACAACCTGTCCAAGCGCGAGATTGGCGACGATGCGGCCCTGGAAGACATGCTCGAACACGGCACCGATGAAACCAACATCGGCCCTTACGAAAAACTCAACTGGGACGGGCAGAAGATCCGCTCGCTGAGCACCGTGTTGCGCGATGCCGCAGGCACGCCCCTGGCAATGCTGTGCATCAACCTGAATATCTCACTGTTCGAGAACGCCAAGGCGGCGCTGGACCTGTTCCTTTCGCCCAGCCGCTTGATTCCCCAACCCGACGCGCTGTTTCGCGACGACTGGCAGGAACGCATCAACACCTTCCTCAACGGCTGGCTGCGCCAACGTCAATTGAGCCTTAACCTGCTGACCCGCGATCACAAGCGCGAGCTGGTCCTGGCCCTGCATGCCGAGGGCGCCTTCAAGGGCAAGAGCGCGGCCAACTACGTGGCCAACGTGCTGGGAATGGGACGGGCGACGGTGTACAAGCACCTGAAGGAGCTGAAGGCCTGA
- a CDS encoding ABC transporter substrate-binding protein, producing the protein MRKLTLISGLALGLLAGSNLYAAENVLRIGIEAAYPPFASKNDKGEIVGFDYEIGNALCAQMKVKCVWHEVEFDGLIPSLKVRKIDAALSSMTITKERKQSVDFTHKYYFTSSRLVMKKGAVVDDQYQSLKGKTIGVQRATTTDRYATEVLEPMGVKVNRYSNNEEIYMDLASGRVDAIFADTIPLEDFLSMPRGADFAFVGPELKDPKYVGEGAGIAVRKGNTELVSQLNSAIDAIRANGEYQKIQAKYFKSDIYGD; encoded by the coding sequence TGTTGGCCGGTAGCAACCTGTACGCTGCCGAGAACGTCCTGCGTATCGGTATCGAGGCCGCCTACCCGCCATTTGCTTCGAAAAACGACAAGGGCGAAATCGTGGGCTTCGACTACGAGATCGGCAATGCCCTGTGCGCGCAGATGAAGGTCAAGTGTGTCTGGCACGAGGTCGAGTTCGACGGGCTGATCCCCTCGTTGAAGGTCAGGAAGATCGATGCGGCTTTGTCGTCGATGACCATCACCAAAGAGCGCAAGCAATCGGTGGACTTCACCCACAAGTACTACTTCACCTCATCGCGTCTGGTGATGAAGAAAGGGGCGGTGGTCGATGACCAATACCAGAGCCTCAAGGGCAAGACCATCGGCGTGCAGCGTGCCACCACCACCGACCGCTACGCCACCGAAGTGCTCGAGCCGATGGGGGTGAAGGTCAACCGCTACAGCAACAACGAAGAGATCTACATGGACCTGGCGTCCGGGCGTGTGGATGCCATTTTTGCCGATACCATTCCCCTGGAGGACTTCCTGTCAATGCCTCGTGGCGCCGATTTTGCCTTCGTAGGGCCGGAGCTGAAGGACCCCAAGTACGTCGGTGAAGGTGCCGGGATCGCAGTGCGCAAAGGCAACACCGAACTGGTGAGCCAGCTCAATAGCGCCATCGATGCCATCCGTGCCAATGGTGAATACCAGAAGATCCAGGCCAAGTACTTCAAGTCGGATATCTACGGCGACTGA